The Aeromicrobium sp. Leaf245 genome includes a region encoding these proteins:
- the secY gene encoding preprotein translocase subunit SecY, whose amino-acid sequence MLSAFVNAFKTPDLRRKLLFVLGVIVLFRLGSTLPAPGINVSNVQRCVDLASQGENSSLFALINVFSGGALLQLTVFALGIMPYITASIILQLLVVVIPRLEALKKEGQSGQAKITQYTRYLTLGLAVLQATGIVALARSGQLFGGVDCGDLLYRQDSILAFLLIVLVMVSGTAVIMWLGELITDRGVGNGMSILIFTQVVATFPGAMWLIKEQKGWATFSAVVAVGLVIVAAVIFIEQAQRRIPVQYAKRMVGRRMFGGSSTYIPLKVNQAGIIPVIFASSLLYLPALYAQFRPDGVGAVWINDHFVRGDHPYYMITYFALIVFFAYFYVAITFNPEEVADNMKKYGGFIPGIRAGRPTQDYLAYVLSRITAPGAVYLGMVALIPMIAVALLGASQNFPFGGTSILIIVGVGLDTVKQIESQLQQRNYEGFLR is encoded by the coding sequence GTGCTCAGCGCCTTCGTGAACGCGTTCAAGACGCCTGACCTGCGGCGCAAGCTGCTGTTCGTCCTCGGCGTCATCGTGCTGTTCCGTCTCGGCTCGACCCTTCCGGCTCCCGGCATCAACGTCAGCAACGTCCAGCGCTGCGTCGACCTCGCCTCCCAGGGCGAGAACAGCAGCCTGTTCGCGCTCATCAACGTCTTCTCCGGTGGTGCGCTCCTGCAGCTCACCGTGTTCGCGCTCGGCATCATGCCGTACATCACCGCGAGCATCATCCTGCAGCTGCTCGTCGTGGTCATCCCCAGGCTCGAGGCCCTCAAGAAGGAGGGCCAGTCCGGTCAGGCGAAGATCACGCAGTACACCCGCTACCTCACGCTGGGTCTGGCCGTGCTCCAGGCGACCGGCATCGTGGCCCTGGCGCGCAGCGGACAGCTGTTCGGCGGCGTCGACTGCGGCGACCTGCTCTACCGCCAGGACAGCATCCTGGCCTTCCTGCTCATCGTGCTCGTCATGGTCTCCGGCACCGCCGTCATCATGTGGCTCGGCGAGCTCATCACCGACCGCGGCGTCGGCAACGGCATGTCGATCCTGATCTTCACGCAGGTCGTCGCCACCTTCCCCGGCGCGATGTGGCTGATCAAGGAGCAGAAGGGCTGGGCGACGTTCTCCGCCGTCGTGGCCGTCGGTCTCGTGATCGTCGCGGCGGTCATCTTCATCGAGCAGGCCCAGCGGCGCATCCCCGTCCAGTACGCCAAGCGGATGGTCGGGCGTCGCATGTTCGGCGGCTCGTCGACCTACATCCCGCTGAAGGTCAACCAGGCCGGCATCATCCCGGTGATCTTCGCCTCGAGCCTGCTGTACCTGCCGGCCCTCTACGCCCAGTTCCGTCCGGACGGCGTGGGCGCGGTCTGGATCAACGACCACTTCGTGCGGGGCGACCACCCGTACTACATGATCACGTACTTCGCGCTGATCGTGTTCTTCGCCTACTTCTACGTCGCGATCACCTTCAACCCCGAAGAGGTCGCCGACAACATGAAGAAGTACGGCGGGTTCATCCCGGGCATCCGCGCGGGTCGTCCCACGCAGGACTACCTCGCGTACGTCCTGAGCCGCATCACGGCGCCCGGCGCGGTGTACCTGGGCATGGTCGCGCTCATCCCGATGATCGCCGTCGCCCTGCTCGGCGCGAGCCAGAACTTCCCGTTCGGCGGCACGTCGATCCTCATCATCGTGGGCGTCGGCCTCGACACGGTGAAGCAGATCGAGAGCCAGCTCCAGCAGCGCAACTACGAAGGGTTCCTGCGGTGA
- a CDS encoding adenylate kinase, whose amino-acid sequence MTRLLIMGPPGAGKGTQAATLAQRISGAHISTGDIFRANVQQQTELGKTAQRYMDAGEYVPDEVTNAMVKDRLAQDDARDAFILDGYPRTVEQVSTLDTILSDLGSQLDHVLVLTVDHEELIGRLLKRAETSGRADDTEDVIRHRQEVYIAETAPLLPVYRERGLLREVDGMGTVDEVEARIDAALGL is encoded by the coding sequence GTGACGCGACTTCTCATCATGGGCCCGCCGGGGGCGGGCAAGGGGACGCAGGCGGCGACGCTCGCCCAGCGCATCAGCGGCGCCCACATCTCGACCGGTGACATCTTCCGGGCGAACGTGCAGCAGCAGACCGAGCTGGGGAAGACGGCCCAGCGCTACATGGACGCCGGTGAGTACGTGCCCGACGAGGTCACGAACGCCATGGTGAAGGATCGACTGGCCCAGGACGACGCGCGCGACGCGTTCATCCTGGACGGCTACCCGCGGACGGTCGAGCAGGTCTCGACCCTCGACACGATCCTCTCCGACCTGGGGTCCCAGCTCGACCACGTGCTGGTGCTGACGGTGGATCACGAGGAGCTGATCGGCCGACTGCTGAAGCGGGCCGAGACCAGCGGTCGCGCCGACGACACCGAGGACGTCATCCGGCACCGCCAGGAGGTCTACATCGCCGAGACCGCGCCGTTGCTGCCGGTCTACCGCGAGCGGGGCCTGCTGCGCGAGGTCGACGGGATGGGCACGGTCGACGAGGTCGAGGCGCGCATCGACGCCGCGCTCGGTCTCTGA
- the map gene encoding type I methionyl aminopeptidase, giving the protein MFGRGIELKSPEQVVAMRRAGLVVAHALDAVRSAIAPGVTTAELDALAHDTIRAHGATSNFLHYGAEPGVPGFPGVICTSVNDEVVHGIPGPRVLRDGDVISVDCGAIVDGWHGDAAITVEVGEVRPEVHTLVVETERALWAGIAAGAPGRRVGDISHAIERSVRSAGTYGIADGYTGHGIGTAMHQAPDVPNVGRPGKGPKIVPGLVLAVEPMVTLGSPDNRTTEDQWTVVTVDGSWAAHWEHTVTWTDEGAWVLTAVDGGRAQLAALGVAYAGDDA; this is encoded by the coding sequence GTGTTCGGCCGGGGCATCGAGCTCAAGAGTCCGGAGCAGGTCGTCGCGATGCGGCGTGCCGGGCTCGTGGTGGCCCATGCACTCGACGCGGTCAGGTCGGCGATCGCGCCCGGCGTGACCACCGCCGAGCTGGACGCGTTGGCGCACGACACGATCCGAGCGCACGGCGCCACCTCGAACTTCCTGCACTACGGCGCGGAGCCGGGTGTCCCCGGCTTCCCGGGCGTCATCTGCACCTCGGTCAACGACGAGGTCGTGCACGGCATCCCGGGCCCGCGGGTCCTGCGCGACGGCGACGTCATCTCCGTCGACTGCGGGGCCATCGTCGACGGCTGGCACGGCGACGCGGCCATCACCGTCGAGGTGGGTGAGGTGCGGCCGGAGGTGCACACGCTCGTGGTCGAGACCGAACGGGCCCTCTGGGCGGGGATCGCCGCGGGGGCGCCCGGGCGTCGCGTCGGCGACATCAGCCACGCCATCGAGCGCAGCGTCCGGTCCGCCGGGACGTACGGCATCGCCGACGGCTACACCGGTCACGGCATCGGCACCGCCATGCACCAGGCACCCGACGTGCCGAACGTCGGCCGGCCCGGCAAGGGCCCGAAGATCGTGCCCGGACTCGTCCTCGCAGTCGAGCCGATGGTGACGCTCGGCTCGCCGGACAACCGCACGACCGAGGACCAGTGGACCGTCGTGACGGTGGACGGCTCGTGGGCCGCGCACTGGGAGCACACGGTGACGTGGACCGACGAGGGAGCCTGGGTGCTGACCGCGGTCGACGGCGGCCGGGCCCAGCTCGCGGCGCTCGGGGTCGCGTACGCCGGGGACGACGCATGA
- a CDS encoding CHAP domain-containing protein yields MSQSRVLTALISFAASLAVVGGLIVSAGVSAQAGSSLLCSGYASCKRAGYDHFGYETKQRTSYWRMYTGTNCTNYVAYRLITTNGMPNVRPKSGVGNARDWGTAMASVTDQTPTVGSVAWWGRTGNHVAYVEKVASPTEIIVSESNWGRTFDHRRITKSGSGWPDGFIHFADPDTTPAFSATPRPTFTGGETVGSRLSATTSAWKPGASFTYQWYADGKAISGASSATYTLAAGDLGKAVRVIVTGKKSGYPTKSLASTRITDAVTAGSFASTSRPTFSGQETVGSRLVASTPAWSPTAQVSYQWYADGKPIPGATSAVHTVDADQLGAKVRVLATATRPGYTSRTLASERLTGPVAPGGFTTTPRPELTGEESVGSTLTATTAPWSPEATLAHQWYADGKPIAGATSATYTLTAADRGKKVRVIVTGTRDGFTTRSLASVRITGPVAAGRFTTAPRPELTGEESVGSTLTATTAPWSGDAALAYQWYADGKPIVGATSATYTLTAADRGKKVRVIVTGTRDGFTTRSLASVRITGPVAAGRFTTAPRPEFTGAESVGSTLTATTAPWSPSARFTYQWYADGRAVRGATRTTYTLTAADRGKKVRVIVTGTRDGFTTRSLASVRITAGVTAKSAATSATTAPTDD; encoded by the coding sequence GTGTCGCAATCTCGGGTGCTGACCGCGCTGATATCTTTCGCCGCCTCCCTGGCCGTGGTGGGCGGACTGATCGTCTCCGCGGGCGTCTCGGCGCAGGCCGGCTCGTCGTTGCTGTGCTCGGGGTACGCCTCCTGCAAGCGCGCCGGCTACGACCACTTCGGCTACGAGACGAAGCAGAGGACCAGCTACTGGCGCATGTACACGGGGACCAACTGCACCAACTACGTCGCCTACCGACTGATCACCACCAACGGGATGCCCAACGTCCGGCCGAAGTCGGGCGTGGGCAACGCGCGCGACTGGGGCACGGCGATGGCGTCGGTCACCGACCAGACACCGACGGTCGGCTCCGTGGCCTGGTGGGGCAGGACCGGCAACCACGTCGCCTACGTCGAGAAGGTGGCCTCCCCCACCGAGATCATCGTCTCGGAGTCCAACTGGGGTCGCACGTTCGACCACCGCCGGATCACCAAGTCCGGATCGGGGTGGCCCGACGGGTTCATCCACTTCGCCGACCCCGACACCACGCCCGCCTTCAGCGCCACGCCCCGCCCGACGTTCACGGGCGGGGAGACGGTCGGCAGCCGGTTGAGCGCCACCACGTCCGCCTGGAAGCCGGGCGCGAGCTTCACCTACCAGTGGTACGCCGACGGGAAGGCCATCTCCGGCGCCTCCTCCGCGACCTACACCCTCGCCGCGGGCGACCTGGGCAAGGCCGTGCGGGTCATCGTCACCGGCAAGAAGTCCGGGTACCCCACGAAGAGCCTGGCCTCGACGCGGATCACCGACGCCGTGACCGCCGGCAGCTTCGCCTCGACGAGCCGTCCCACGTTCTCCGGTCAGGAGACGGTGGGCTCGCGGCTCGTGGCGAGCACGCCGGCCTGGTCGCCCACCGCCCAGGTCAGCTACCAGTGGTACGCCGACGGCAAGCCCATCCCCGGGGCGACCTCGGCCGTGCACACGGTCGACGCCGATCAGCTCGGGGCGAAGGTGCGCGTCCTCGCGACGGCCACGCGCCCCGGCTACACCTCCCGCACCCTGGCGTCCGAGCGCCTCACCGGTCCCGTGGCTCCGGGCGGCTTCACCACCACGCCCCGCCCCGAGCTCACCGGTGAGGAGAGCGTCGGCTCCACCCTCACCGCCACCACTGCCCCGTGGTCACCCGAGGCCACCCTCGCGCACCAGTGGTACGCCGACGGCAAGCCGATCGCCGGCGCCACCTCGGCCACCTACACCCTCACCGCCGCCGACCGCGGCAAGAAGGTCCGCGTCATCGTCACCGGCACCCGCGACGGGTTCACCACCAGGAGCCTGGCCTCGGTGCGCATCACCGGCCCCGTCGCCGCCGGACGCTTCACCACGGCGCCGCGCCCCGAGCTCACCGGTGAGGAGAGCGTGGGCTCCACCCTCACCGCCACCACTGCCCCGTGGTCGGGCGACGCCGCGCTGGCCTACCAGTGGTACGCCGACGGCAAGCCCATCGTCGGTGCCACCTCGGCCACCTACACCCTCACCGCCGCAGACCGCGGCAAGAAGGTCCGCGTCATCGTCACCGGCACCCGCGACGGATTCACCACCAGGAGCCTGGCCTCGGTGCGCATCACCGGCCCCGTCGCCGCCGGACGCTTCACCACCGCGCCGCGCCCCGAGTTCACCGGCGCGGAGAGCGTCGGCTCCACCCTCACCGCCACCACTGCTCCGTGGTCGCCGTCGGCGCGGTTCACCTACCAGTGGTACGCCGACGGCAGAGCCGTGCGCGGGGCGACCCGCACGACCTACACCCTCACCGCGGCCGACCGCGGCAAGAAGGTCCGCGTCATCGTCACCGGCACCCGCGACGGATTCACGACCAGGAGCCTGGCCTCGGTGCGCATCACGGCGGGCGTCACGGCGAAGTCCGCTGCGACGTCGGCCACCACGGCGCCCACCGACGACTGA
- a CDS encoding TetR/AcrR family transcriptional regulator: MPKITGGSLEEHRTQTRQAVFDALVRLLDRMSFDAVRMADLAAEAGVGRTAIYNHFRDKDAVIVGFATSETSKYLERLNAVLADAGTPRERLRAYVRHHIDTQGEQHFGFGPDIYGQLGPESRLAIRDHVLEIEDVVRTILVDGVATGDFREVDIDQVMRLVQACLQPRNVDADTVVDFVQRALLA, translated from the coding sequence GTGCCCAAGATCACCGGTGGCTCCCTGGAGGAGCACCGCACCCAGACGCGGCAGGCGGTCTTCGACGCGCTCGTCCGGCTCCTGGACCGCATGTCCTTCGACGCCGTCCGCATGGCCGACCTCGCGGCCGAGGCGGGCGTGGGCCGCACGGCGATCTACAACCACTTCCGCGACAAGGATGCCGTCATCGTGGGGTTCGCGACCTCCGAGACGAGCAAGTACCTGGAGCGACTGAACGCGGTGCTGGCCGACGCAGGGACTCCGCGCGAGCGGCTGCGCGCCTACGTGCGGCACCACATCGACACCCAGGGCGAGCAGCACTTCGGCTTCGGCCCGGACATCTACGGCCAGCTCGGGCCGGAGTCCCGCCTCGCGATCCGCGACCACGTCCTCGAGATCGAGGACGTCGTGCGGACGATCCTGGTCGACGGTGTCGCGACGGGCGACTTCCGCGAGGTCGACATCGACCAGGTCATGCGGCTGGTGCAGGCCTGCCTGCAGCCTCGCAACGTCGACGCCGACACCGTCGTGGACTTCGTGCAGCGGGCCCTCCTCGCCTGA
- a CDS encoding HtaA domain-containing protein encodes MRPRPSRRGSVRAVLPLLLSVLLPAALLAPTSAAAAEVSLAATVKESTPTRLAIDVAGEGYSREAPGIYVGIAPRGGASVVDASAYVHTEFVRPVQIGDGGRFSQTLELGADEIARLDASKTYAVYTFKAHGQAASDPSQNAEVPVDLDFTTLVETEEPAEPETPAEPETPAEPETPTEPETPTEPETPTEPVEPEEPEAPAPSVSVSRSEFSAEGAATVTVEGRNFDPASATGVRPPLAGKPAGAYVVVGKFADVWQPSKGAGSSTRVNSSQKWAVSAADMGAIGGAGGGAVELRPDGSFTAELTVDKAALDAKATAESLRNYGIYTYAGSGASVAAYETATPITFTKPAPSVSVSRSEFSAEGAATVTVEGRNFDPASATGVRPPLAGKPAGAYVVVGKFADVWQPSKGAGSSTRVNSSQKWAVSAADMGAIGGAGGGAVELRPDGSFTAELTVDKAALDAKATAESLRNYGIYTYAGSGASVAAYETATPITFTDPGVLTPTLDVEVVEQVEGSLKVDVEGFGYATTGPGVYLGISESGGASPTDVGAYRGAVLVPSTTMGVGGTFARTLTLDADDIETLDPTKQYSVYSLKAHGQAATDPSQTVEAPLDIDVAVLKPASEPQGAQLEVEVVEQKKGSLKVDVAGSGYATTSPGVYVGISESGGASATDAGAYRGAIWVQASSMGEGGTFERTIELDAAAIATLDPTEDYSVYSLKAHGVPDPGATQSVEKAIDLDVALLQGDDEPVDPGPNGPTLDVSVAEQRKGSLKVAVKGSGYAVASPGVYVAIAPVGGGSTSDASAYVGTEWVQHTQMGAGGTFTVTLAPSASEIATLDPTKEYAVYSLKAHGQAASDPSQTVEVPIDLDVALLKGGVVTPPTPTDPDPGTGPGAGPGAGGGVDAPRTSGSLRWGVKAAFRSYVTGPIANGRVSVSRGASASGGSYRFFQKSTAASGADARGATRYGGTVRFTGHAGALDLSVTDPTVTVRAGRVGTLSAVMAGRRIDVGSVDLARASRTTKAGAVTYSGAPVRLTAAGARAFQGFYSAGEAMDPVTFTIGSDGGAASGGGTVAAAVSTTGFVPPASPPASTGVTLDLADGDTVRAGDRLTASASGFRPGETDIAVVVYSTPVVLERSLSADAQGRATWSGVLPGDLEPGEHTLTFQGSISRGAVFTVADAEEAERCEVADATLTWGVKESFRSYVSGSIANGDWTTSGDASYETPEFGFSGGSGSFDAATTEGDVAFDGAIRFSGHSGALEVVLEDPVVRFTDADTAVLLLDMTAGDRAAAEAGGDAAPTTTEDVPFVELDLSGAEVERTDDGTGYTVTDAPAVLTEQGHGVFGTYEAGTAFDPIDLTVTTAADCAGTAGEASAAPTDTTEAAGLAGTASDSGVPAWWVAVAAALALVVGFGMASLRRRSGGLR; translated from the coding sequence ATGCGCCCCCGACCGTCTCGACGCGGCTCCGTCCGTGCCGTCCTGCCCCTGCTCCTGAGCGTCCTGCTCCCGGCGGCCCTCCTCGCGCCGACGAGTGCTGCGGCGGCCGAGGTCTCACTCGCCGCGACGGTGAAGGAGTCGACTCCGACGCGGCTCGCGATCGACGTCGCGGGCGAGGGGTACTCGCGCGAGGCGCCGGGCATCTACGTCGGCATCGCGCCCCGTGGTGGTGCGAGCGTGGTCGACGCGAGCGCCTACGTCCACACGGAGTTCGTCCGTCCGGTCCAGATCGGTGACGGGGGTCGCTTCTCCCAGACGCTCGAGCTCGGCGCCGACGAGATCGCGCGGCTCGACGCCTCGAAGACGTACGCCGTCTACACGTTCAAGGCGCACGGCCAGGCGGCGTCCGACCCGTCGCAGAACGCCGAGGTCCCCGTCGACCTCGACTTCACGACCCTCGTCGAGACCGAGGAGCCCGCCGAGCCGGAGACGCCGGCCGAGCCGGAGACGCCGGCCGAGCCGGAGACGCCGACCGAGCCGGAGACGCCGACCGAGCCGGAGACGCCGACCGAGCCGGTCGAGCCCGAGGAGCCCGAGGCGCCTGCGCCGTCGGTGTCGGTGTCGCGGTCGGAGTTCTCGGCGGAGGGTGCGGCGACGGTGACGGTGGAGGGCAGGAACTTCGATCCTGCGTCGGCGACGGGTGTGCGTCCGCCGCTGGCGGGCAAGCCTGCTGGCGCCTACGTGGTGGTGGGCAAGTTCGCCGACGTGTGGCAGCCGTCCAAGGGTGCGGGATCCTCGACGCGGGTGAACTCGTCGCAGAAGTGGGCGGTCTCGGCAGCCGACATGGGGGCGATCGGTGGTGCCGGAGGCGGTGCGGTCGAGCTGCGTCCCGACGGGTCGTTCACGGCGGAGCTGACGGTCGACAAGGCTGCGCTGGACGCCAAGGCCACGGCCGAGTCGTTGAGGAACTACGGGATCTACACCTACGCGGGCTCGGGTGCGTCCGTCGCGGCCTACGAGACCGCCACCCCGATCACGTTCACGAAGCCTGCGCCGTCGGTGTCGGTGTCGCGGTCGGAGTTCTCGGCCGAGGGTGCGGCGACGGTGACGGTGGAGGGCAGGAACTTCGATCCTGCGTCGGCGACGGGTGTGCGTCCGCCGCTGGCGGGCAAGCCTGCTGGCGCCTACGTGGTGGTGGGCAAGTTCGCCGACGTGTGGCAGCCGTCCAAGGGTGCGGGATCCTCGACGCGGGTGAACTCGTCGCAGAAGTGGGCGGTCTCGGCAGCCGACATGGGGGCGATCGGTGGTGCCGGAGGCGGTGCGGTCGAGCTGCGTCCCGACGGGTCGTTCACGGCGGAGCTGACGGTCGACAAGGCTGCGCTGGACGCCAAGGCCACGGCCGAGTCGTTGAGGAACTACGGGATCTACACGTACGCGGGCTCGGGTGCGTCCGTCGCGGCCTACGAGACCGCCACCCCGATCACGTTCACCGACCCCGGTGTCCTCACCCCGACGCTCGACGTGGAGGTCGTCGAGCAGGTCGAGGGCAGCCTGAAGGTCGACGTCGAGGGCTTCGGCTACGCCACGACGGGGCCGGGCGTCTACCTCGGCATCTCCGAGTCCGGGGGCGCCAGCCCCACGGACGTCGGCGCCTACCGGGGCGCGGTCCTCGTCCCGAGCACGACCATGGGCGTGGGGGGCACCTTCGCGCGGACGCTGACCCTCGACGCCGACGACATCGAGACGCTCGACCCTACGAAGCAGTACTCGGTGTACTCGCTGAAGGCGCACGGGCAGGCGGCCACCGATCCGTCCCAGACGGTCGAGGCGCCCCTCGACATCGACGTCGCCGTCCTCAAGCCTGCGTCCGAGCCTCAGGGTGCGCAGCTGGAGGTGGAGGTCGTCGAGCAGAAGAAGGGCAGCCTGAAGGTCGACGTCGCGGGCTCCGGCTACGCGACGACCTCCCCGGGCGTCTACGTCGGGATCTCCGAGTCCGGTGGCGCCAGCGCCACGGACGCCGGTGCCTACCGCGGCGCGATCTGGGTCCAGGCCTCCTCCATGGGCGAGGGCGGCACGTTCGAGCGGACGATCGAGCTCGACGCAGCCGCGATCGCGACCCTCGACCCGACCGAGGACTACTCGGTCTACTCGCTCAAGGCGCACGGCGTGCCCGACCCCGGCGCGACGCAGAGCGTCGAGAAGGCGATCGACCTCGACGTCGCGCTGCTGCAGGGCGACGACGAGCCGGTCGATCCTGGGCCGAACGGTCCGACACTGGACGTGTCGGTGGCGGAGCAGAGGAAGGGCAGCCTGAAGGTCGCCGTGAAGGGTTCCGGATACGCGGTCGCCTCGCCCGGTGTCTACGTCGCGATCGCTCCGGTCGGTGGTGGGAGCACCTCCGACGCGAGTGCGTACGTCGGCACGGAGTGGGTGCAGCACACGCAGATGGGTGCGGGTGGCACGTTCACGGTGACGTTGGCCCCGTCGGCCTCGGAGATCGCGACGCTGGACCCGACGAAGGAGTACGCGGTCTACTCGTTGAAGGCGCATGGTCAGGCTGCGTCCGACCCGTCGCAGACGGTGGAGGTGCCGATCGACCTCGACGTCGCCCTCCTGAAGGGCGGCGTCGTGACCCCGCCGACGCCGACCGACCCCGACCCCGGCACCGGTCCTGGTGCCGGCCCGGGTGCAGGGGGCGGGGTCGACGCGCCGAGGACGAGCGGGTCGCTGCGCTGGGGCGTGAAGGCAGCGTTCCGCAGCTACGTGACCGGCCCCATCGCCAACGGCCGGGTCTCGGTGTCGCGGGGGGCCTCGGCCTCGGGCGGGAGCTACCGCTTCTTCCAGAAGTCGACCGCCGCGTCCGGAGCCGATGCTCGTGGTGCGACGCGCTACGGCGGCACCGTGCGCTTCACGGGTCACGCCGGTGCGCTGGACCTGTCCGTCACCGACCCCACGGTCACCGTCCGTGCAGGCCGGGTCGGGACCCTCTCGGCCGTGATGGCGGGCCGGCGCATCGACGTCGGATCGGTCGACCTGGCGCGCGCCTCGAGGACGACGAAGGCCGGAGCGGTCACGTACTCGGGTGCGCCCGTGCGCCTCACCGCCGCCGGTGCCCGCGCCTTCCAGGGGTTCTACTCCGCCGGTGAGGCGATGGACCCGGTGACGTTCACGATCGGCAGCGACGGAGGTGCGGCGTCCGGTGGTGGCACCGTGGCCGCTGCCGTGAGCACGACCGGCTTCGTCCCTCCGGCGTCCCCGCCGGCCTCGACGGGCGTCACGCTCGACCTGGCCGACGGCGACACCGTCCGCGCAGGCGACCGCCTGACGGCGAGCGCGTCCGGGTTCCGGCCCGGGGAGACCGACATCGCCGTCGTGGTCTACTCCACGCCGGTCGTGCTGGAGCGCTCGCTCAGCGCCGACGCGCAGGGCCGTGCCACGTGGAGCGGCGTCCTGCCGGGTGATCTCGAGCCGGGGGAGCACACCCTGACCTTCCAGGGCTCGATCAGCCGCGGGGCCGTGTTCACCGTGGCCGACGCCGAGGAGGCCGAGCGGTGCGAGGTGGCCGACGCCACCCTCACCTGGGGCGTGAAGGAGTCTTTCCGGTCCTACGTGTCCGGGTCCATCGCGAACGGCGACTGGACCACCTCGGGCGACGCGTCCTACGAGACGCCCGAGTTCGGCTTCTCGGGCGGCTCCGGCTCGTTCGACGCCGCCACGACCGAGGGTGACGTGGCCTTCGACGGCGCGATCCGCTTCTCGGGCCACTCCGGTGCGCTCGAGGTCGTGCTCGAGGACCCGGTGGTCCGGTTCACCGACGCCGACACCGCGGTGCTGCTGCTCGACATGACCGCAGGCGACCGCGCGGCGGCCGAGGCCGGCGGCGACGCAGCTCCCACGACGACCGAGGACGTGCCGTTCGTGGAGCTCGACCTGTCCGGGGCCGAGGTCGAGCGCACCGACGACGGGACCGGGTACACCGTGACCGACGCACCCGCGGTGCTCACCGAGCAGGGACACGGGGTCTTCGGCACCTACGAGGCGGGCACGGCCTTCGACCCGATCGACCTCACCGTCACCACGGCCGCGGACTGCGCCGGGACGGCGGGCGAGGCGTCCGCGGCCCCGACGGACACCACCGAGGCGGCGGGCCTCGCCGGCACCGCGTCCGACAGCGGGGTCCCGGCCTGGTGGGTCGCCGTGGCCGCGGCGCTCGCGCTCGTCGTCGGCTTCGGCATGGCGAGCCTGCGCCGTCGCTCGGGCGGTCTGCGGTGA
- a CDS encoding hemin ABC transporter substrate-binding protein: MAVLAVAALALSAGCAGPGVADSEGAAGAAGTVPLAQVQPVDDPKGWQGPSTAVLADRTVEPVVEDPEQTLPATVVSHDRAGEREVEVTDTDRVLALDISGTLAATVWGLGLGDRLVGRDVSTTFPGTEDLPVVTSDGHSLNAEAVLRSRPTLVVTDGSIGPRDVVEQLRDAGVTVVFVENQASFDGAQDLARDVAAALGVPAAGERLAERIAAQLHDVRAQVDRLAPAAAEDRLSMVFLYLRGSAGVYYLLGEDSGAGDLVRGLGGVDVAAELGWKDMQPLTDEAVLAADPDLVIVMSHGLESVGGVDALLADKTTLALTAAGRNRRFVDMADGDVLSFGPRSAGVLDALARAVYAPRGPA; encoded by the coding sequence GTGGCGGTACTCGCCGTGGCAGCGCTCGCGCTGTCCGCCGGGTGCGCGGGACCGGGAGTGGCCGACTCCGAGGGCGCGGCAGGCGCGGCCGGCACGGTCCCGCTCGCGCAGGTCCAGCCCGTCGACGACCCGAAGGGCTGGCAGGGACCGAGCACGGCCGTCCTCGCCGACCGCACCGTCGAACCGGTGGTCGAGGACCCCGAGCAGACCCTTCCTGCGACGGTGGTCTCGCACGACCGCGCCGGCGAGCGCGAGGTCGAGGTGACCGACACCGACCGGGTGCTCGCCCTCGACATCTCCGGCACGCTCGCCGCGACGGTGTGGGGCCTCGGCCTCGGCGACCGGCTCGTCGGTCGTGACGTCTCGACGACCTTCCCCGGCACCGAGGACCTGCCCGTCGTCACGAGCGACGGCCACTCCCTCAACGCGGAGGCGGTGCTGCGGTCGCGTCCCACCCTCGTCGTCACCGACGGGTCGATCGGCCCGCGCGACGTCGTGGAGCAGCTCCGCGATGCCGGGGTCACCGTCGTCTTCGTGGAGAACCAGGCCTCCTTCGACGGTGCCCAGGACCTCGCCCGCGACGTGGCCGCCGCGCTCGGCGTCCCCGCCGCCGGTGAGCGGCTAGCCGAGCGCATCGCTGCGCAGCTCCACGACGTCCGCGCCCAGGTCGACCGGCTCGCCCCGGCCGCCGCCGAGGACCGGCTGTCGATGGTCTTCCTCTACCTGCGCGGCTCGGCCGGCGTCTACTACCTGCTCGGTGAGGACTCCGGCGCGGGGGACCTGGTGCGGGGACTCGGCGGCGTCGACGTCGCCGCCGAGCTCGGCTGGAAGGACATGCAGCCCCTCACCGACGAGGCGGTCCTCGCGGCCGATCCCGACCTGGTGATCGTGATGTCGCACGGGCTCGAGTCGGTCGGAGGCGTCGACGCGCTCCTCGCCGACAAGACGACGCTCGCGCTCACCGCCGCCGGACGGAACCGACGCTTCGTGGACATGGCCGACGGCGACGTGCTGTCGTTCGGTCCGCGGTCGGCCGGCGTCCTCGACGCGCTGGCCCGCGCCGTGTACGCACCGCGTGGCCCGGCATGA